A DNA window from Lutra lutra chromosome 8, mLutLut1.2, whole genome shotgun sequence contains the following coding sequences:
- the KRT18 gene encoding keratin, type I cytoskeletal 18: MSFTTHSTFSSNYRSLGSMQSPSHRVRPVSSAASVYAGAGGSGSRISVSRSTSFRGGWGSGGLATGLAAGMAGGLAGIGGMQGEKETMQELNDRLASYLERVRSLEADNQRLEVRIREHLEKKGPQVRDWGHYFKTIEELRSQIFASSVDNARIVLQIDNARLAADDFRVKYETELAMRQSVESDIHGLRKVIDDTNVTRLQLETEIEALKEELLFMKKNHEEEVKGLQNQIANSGLTVELDAPKSQDLSKIMADIRAQYDELARKNREELDKYWSQQIEESTTVVTTQTTEIGEAEMTLTELRRTAQSLEINLDSMRNLKASLENSLREVETRYAMQMEQLNGVLLHLESELSQTRAEGQRQAQEYEALLNVKVKLEAEIATYRRLLEDGEDFNLTDALDSSSSMQTIQKTTTRRIVDGKVVSETNDTKVLRR, translated from the exons GGCTCCATGCAGTCGCCCAGCCACCGGGTCCGGCCCGTCAGCAGCGCGGCCAGCGTCTATGCAGGCGCCGGAGGCTCAGGCTCCCGGATCTCCGTATCCCGCTCCACCAGCTTCCGGGGCGGCTGGGGGTCCGGGGGCCTGGCCACGGGGTTGGCCGCCGGGATGGCGGGGGGTCTGGCCGGCATAGGGGGCATGCAGGGCGAGAAAGAAACCATGCAAGAACTGAATGACCGCCTGGCCTCCTACCTGGAGAGGGTGAGGAGCCTGGAGGCAGATAATCAGAGATTGGAGGTGAGAATCCGGGAACACCTGGAGAAGAAGGGACCCCAGGTCAGAGACTGGGGGCATTACTTCAAGACCATCGAGGAGCTGAGGTCTCAG ATTTTTGCAAGTTCTGTGGACAATGCCCGCATCGTTCTGCAGATTGACAATGCCCGTCTTGCTGCTGATGACTTCAGAGTCAA GTATGAGACGGAACTGGCCATGCGCCAGTCCGTGGAGAGTGACATCCACGGGCTCCGCAAGGTCATCGATGACACCAATGTCACTAGGCTGCAGCTGGAGACAGAGATTGAGGCTCTCAAGGAGGAGCTGCTCTTCATGAAGAAGAACCATGAGGAG GAAGTAAAGGGTCTACAGAACCAAATTGCCAACTCCGGGTTGACTGTGGAGTTGGATGCCCCCAAGTCTCAGGACCTCAGCAAGATCATGGCAGACATCCGGGCCCAGTATGACGAGCTGGCTCGGAAGAACCGAGAGGAACTGGACAAGTACTGGTCCCAGCAG ATTGAGGAAAGCACCACAGTGGTCACCACACAGACCACGGAGATAGGAGAGGCTGAGATGACCCTCACGGAGCTGAGACGTACTGCCCAGTCCTTGGAGATCAACCTGGACTCGATGAGAAACCTG AAGGCCAGCTTAGAGAACAGCCTTAGGGAGGTCGAAACCCGCTACGCCATGCAGATGGAGCAGCTCAACGGGGTCCTGCTGCACCTGGAGTCTGAGCTGTCCCAGACCCGGGCAGAGGGGCAGCGCCAGGCCCAGGAGTATGAAGCCCTATTGAATGTCAAGGTCAAGCTGGAGGCTGAGATCGCCACTTACCGTCGCCTGCTGGAAGATGGGGAGGACTTCAA TCTCACTGACGCCCTGGACAGCAGCAGCTCCATGCAGACCATCCAGAAAACCACTACCCGCAGGATTGTGGACGGCAAGGTCGTGTCTGAGACCAATGACACCAAAGTTCTGAGGCGttga